A region from the Phycisphaerales bacterium genome encodes:
- the rplV gene encoding 50S ribosomal protein L22 — MAAANVTLEQLAGAIVSPSLKPDRALSALANWLAGRDHPRAKADHVRRLAGALGVEAKDIVRFTSQVRHHRGSPRKARLVADLVRGKPVDQALNMLSFTTKRAAVNIKKALNAAIADAELAEADVTRLFVAESRVDEAPRIKRFHPKDRGRAHPIIKPLSHITIGVEEKPLKGARR; from the coding sequence ATGGCGGCGGCCAACGTCACCCTCGAGCAACTCGCGGGAGCCATCGTCTCGCCGTCGCTCAAGCCCGATCGCGCCCTGTCGGCGCTGGCGAACTGGCTGGCCGGCCGCGATCACCCTCGCGCCAAGGCCGACCACGTACGTCGCCTCGCGGGCGCGCTCGGCGTCGAGGCGAAGGACATCGTGCGGTTCACCAGCCAGGTTCGTCACCACCGCGGCAGCCCACGCAAGGCGCGCCTCGTGGCCGACCTCGTCCGTGGCAAGCCCGTGGACCAGGCGTTGAACATGCTCTCGTTCACCACCAAGCGTGCGGCGGTGAACATCAAGAAGGCGTTGAACGCGGCGATCGCGGATGCGGAACTGGCCGAGGCCGACGTCACACGTCTGTTCGTGGCCGAGAGCCGTGTCGATGAGGCGCCGCGGATCAAGCGGTTCCACCCCAAGGACCGCGGTCGCGCCCACCCGATCATCAAGCCGCTGAGCCACATCACCATCGGCGTCGAAGAGAAACCCCTCAAGGGCGCCCGGCGCTAA
- the rpsS gene encoding 30S ribosomal protein S19, giving the protein MSRSLKKGPYVVESLYRKVEKLNSSRRKEPIKTWARACTIVPEFVGHTFKVHNGRVFNDVFVTEDMVGHKLGEFSLTRTFRGHTNKKEGIAGGEKK; this is encoded by the coding sequence ATGAGCCGCAGCCTCAAGAAAGGTCCGTACGTCGTCGAGAGCCTCTACCGCAAGGTGGAGAAGTTGAACTCGTCGCGTCGCAAGGAGCCCATCAAGACGTGGGCCCGCGCGTGCACCATCGTTCCCGAGTTCGTCGGGCACACGTTCAAGGTCCACAACGGGCGCGTCTTCAACGACGTGTTCGTGACCGAGGACATGGTGGGGCACAAACTCGGCGAGTTCAGCCTGACCCGCACCTTCCGCGGGCACACCAACAAGAAGGAAGGCATCGCGGGCGGCGAGAAGAAGTAG
- the rplB gene encoding 50S ribosomal protein L2, which yields MPIRVYKKTSAGRRFASVNMHAEVTKKRPEKALLAPLPKTGGRNHSGKITARGIGGGVKRMYRLVDFKRKDRDGIEGKVIGVEYDPNRSAHLALVQYTDGEKRYIIAPAGIKDGMTILCSSDAPIEPQVGNCMQLRHIPTGLDVHCVELIPGKGATMCRSAGTYCRLTNKEGDYATLVLPSGETRRVPINCRATVGQVGNPDHRLRRLGKAGISRLLGIRPKTRGVAKSHHAHPLGGGSGRSKGNRPPCGPTGVLAKGGNTRNRKKPSEKLIIRRRSTSRYGVKK from the coding sequence ATGCCGATTCGTGTGTACAAGAAGACCTCTGCCGGACGCCGTTTCGCGTCCGTCAACATGCACGCCGAGGTGACCAAGAAGCGCCCGGAGAAGGCCCTTCTCGCGCCGCTTCCCAAGACCGGCGGTCGCAACCACAGCGGCAAGATCACGGCTCGCGGCATCGGCGGCGGCGTGAAGCGCATGTACCGCCTCGTCGATTTCAAGCGCAAGGATCGTGACGGCATCGAGGGCAAGGTCATCGGCGTCGAGTATGACCCCAACCGCTCGGCCCACCTGGCGCTCGTCCAGTACACCGACGGCGAGAAGCGCTACATCATCGCTCCCGCAGGCATCAAGGACGGCATGACCATCTTGTGCTCGAGCGACGCCCCGATCGAGCCGCAGGTCGGCAACTGCATGCAACTCCGCCACATCCCCACGGGCCTCGACGTGCACTGCGTCGAGTTGATCCCGGGGAAGGGCGCGACGATGTGCCGAAGCGCCGGGACTTATTGCCGCCTGACGAACAAGGAAGGCGATTACGCGACGCTCGTGCTGCCCAGCGGCGAGACGCGTCGTGTGCCGATCAACTGCCGCGCCACCGTGGGCCAGGTCGGCAATCCCGACCACCGCCTGCGTCGCCTCGGCAAAGCCGGCATCTCCCGCCTGCTCGGCATCCGTCCCAAAACCCGCGGTGTCGCCAAGAGCCACCATGCCCACCCGTTGGGCGGTGGCTCTGGTCGTTCCAAGGGCAACCGTCCGCCGTGCGGGCCGACGGGCGTGCTGGCCAAAGGCGGCAACACGCGTAATCGGAAGAAGCCCAGCGAGAAACTCATCATCCGTCGCCGCAGCACGTCGCGCTACGGCGTGAAGAAGTAA
- the rplW gene encoding 50S ribosomal protein L23, giving the protein MPANIESTQIIKQPLLTEKSTYGMNEQKRYAFLVDSRATKTEIKDAVQSIYKVRVIDVSTQVRKGKERRLKYGMVTEPVSKKATVRLHPDDSISLF; this is encoded by the coding sequence ATGCCCGCGAACATCGAATCCACCCAGATCATCAAGCAGCCGCTCCTCACGGAGAAGTCGACGTACGGCATGAACGAGCAGAAGCGCTACGCCTTCCTCGTGGACAGCCGCGCGACCAAGACCGAGATCAAGGACGCGGTCCAGTCCATCTACAAGGTGCGTGTCATCGACGTGAGCACGCAGGTCCGCAAGGGCAAGGAGCGTCGGCTGAAGTACGGGATGGTGACCGAGCCTGTCTCGAAGAAGGCCACCGTCCGCCTGCACCCCGACGACTCCATCTCGCTGTTCTAA
- the rplD gene encoding 50S ribosomal protein L4 yields MDVIVYNMQGNEVAKLKISEDSLGGEVNPALIKQAYVRYHANTRQGSARTKNREAVEGSTRKIYKQKGTGNARHGDKKANLFKGGGHGHSKKRTREDFRLDMPKKMRRKANRNALLAKLIDNEVRVIDTIAFKEPKTKAFEQFLEAVKVDKTALVALPMDAGASANARKSGRNCEAVTLCRADQINCFNMLNHRYLVIQKADLEAWLKGPSSQTTKDAKIEPLGRGKSGRKSEAKA; encoded by the coding sequence ATGGATGTCATCGTCTACAACATGCAGGGCAACGAGGTTGCCAAACTCAAGATCAGCGAGGATTCCCTCGGCGGCGAGGTGAATCCCGCGCTCATCAAGCAGGCGTATGTCCGCTACCACGCGAACACGCGCCAGGGCTCGGCACGCACCAAGAACCGCGAGGCGGTCGAGGGTTCGACCCGCAAGATCTACAAGCAGAAGGGGACGGGCAACGCCCGCCACGGCGACAAGAAGGCCAACCTCTTCAAGGGCGGCGGGCACGGGCACTCCAAGAAGCGGACCCGCGAGGATTTCCGCCTGGACATGCCCAAGAAGATGCGGCGCAAGGCCAACCGCAACGCCCTGCTCGCAAAGCTCATCGACAACGAGGTCCGCGTGATCGACACGATCGCGTTCAAGGAGCCCAAGACCAAGGCCTTCGAGCAGTTCCTCGAGGCGGTCAAGGTCGACAAGACAGCGCTGGTTGCGCTTCCCATGGACGCGGGCGCGTCGGCGAATGCTCGCAAGAGCGGTCGCAACTGCGAGGCGGTCACGCTCTGCCGCGCCGATCAGATCAACTGCTTCAACATGCTGAATCACCGGTACCTGGTGATCCAGAAGGCCGACCTCGAGGCGTGGCTGAAGGGCCCGTCGTCGCAGACGACCAAGGACGCCAAGATCGAGCCGCTCGGCCGCGGCAAGAGCGGGCGCAAGTCGGAGGCCAAGGCCTAA
- the rplC gene encoding 50S ribosomal protein L3, producing the protein MSLLLLGKKVGMTRVYSDKGVSIPVTVIQLGPCVVTQVRTTENDGYSAVQIGFDEVKPRRSTMPLIGHDHKAGAAPQRFHREFRIEADKASEFALGSTLGVDKLEGTMYVDVAGTSKGKGFAGTMKRHNFKGFTATHGTERKHRAPGSIGSLCSNRGFGGGLKKGKKMSGHMGAERVTVRSLDVVRIDKENGLLLVKGPVPGANDGLLEIRPAVRLYRSKAAKVAAAGA; encoded by the coding sequence ATGAGTCTCCTGCTTCTGGGTAAGAAGGTTGGCATGACCCGCGTCTATAGCGACAAGGGCGTGTCGATCCCCGTGACGGTCATTCAACTCGGGCCGTGCGTCGTGACGCAGGTCCGCACCACCGAGAACGACGGCTATTCCGCCGTGCAGATCGGATTCGACGAGGTCAAGCCGCGTCGGTCCACGATGCCGCTCATCGGGCACGACCACAAGGCCGGCGCCGCCCCGCAGCGGTTCCACCGCGAGTTCCGCATCGAGGCGGACAAGGCCTCGGAGTTCGCGCTCGGCTCGACGCTGGGCGTGGACAAGCTCGAAGGAACGATGTACGTCGACGTGGCCGGCACGAGCAAGGGCAAGGGCTTCGCCGGAACGATGAAGCGCCACAACTTCAAGGGTTTTACCGCGACGCACGGCACCGAACGCAAGCACCGTGCGCCCGGGTCGATCGGCTCGCTCTGCTCGAACCGTGGTTTCGGCGGCGGTCTGAAGAAGGGCAAGAAAATGTCCGGGCACATGGGGGCCGAGCGGGTCACCGTTCGTTCGCTCGATGTCGTCCGGATTGACAAGGAGAACGGCCTCCTCCTCGTGAAAGGTCCGGTTCCGGGAGCAAATGACGGGCTGCTGGAGATCCGTCCGGCCGTTCGTCTGTATCGGAGCAAGGCTGCCAAAGTCGCCGCGGCGGGGGCCTGA
- the rpsJ gene encoding 30S ribosomal protein S10, with the protein MTGGKIRIRMEAYDHIALDASAKEIVEHAKRTNAKVAGPVPLPTRVERYTVLRSPFIDKKSREQFEIRTHKRIIDIIEPNARTVEALNRLVVPAGVFVKIKA; encoded by the coding sequence ATGACCGGCGGCAAGATCAGAATTCGTATGGAGGCCTACGACCACATCGCCTTGGACGCATCCGCCAAGGAGATCGTCGAGCACGCGAAGCGCACGAACGCGAAGGTGGCCGGCCCGGTGCCGCTGCCGACGCGCGTGGAGCGGTACACCGTGCTGCGTTCGCCGTTCATCGATAAGAAGAGTCGTGAGCAGTTCGAGATCCGGACGCACAAGCGGATCATCGACATCATCGAGCCCAACGCGCGCACGGTCGAGGCGCTCAACCGCCTGGTAGTGCCCGCGGGCGTGTTCGTGAAGATCAAGGCGTAG
- the ruvB gene encoding Holliday junction branch migration DNA helicase RuvB, whose translation MAVDRIISPTADNPPDERAGWALRPTSIAEYIGQPDLIEKIRIAVRAAKMRKDPLEHMLLHGPPGLGKTTLAHVLAQEMGTTLHCTSGPVLAKGTDLVAQLTRIAPGDILFIDEIHRLPISVEEFIYPAMEDFRIEITVDSGINARTVQIKCKPFTLVGATTRAGLLSSPLRSRFGMVHHLRFYDEQELLTILRRSAGLLGLERCPDEALTSLAERSRGTPRIANRLLRRVRDFSQVKENGTMSRVVVDRALGLEGIDELGLDDLDRSYLRTISTVYAGGPVGLETVAATMSEDAGTLEDVVEPYLLQIGFLARTRKGRMLTRRACDHLGLEFNASEDTTTETDRSGLLPGIS comes from the coding sequence ATGGCGGTCGACCGAATTATCTCACCCACCGCCGACAACCCGCCCGACGAGCGCGCCGGCTGGGCCCTGCGCCCCACGTCGATTGCCGAGTACATCGGCCAACCTGACCTCATCGAGAAGATCCGCATCGCCGTCCGTGCCGCCAAGATGCGCAAGGACCCGCTCGAGCACATGCTGCTCCACGGCCCTCCAGGCCTCGGCAAGACCACCCTCGCCCACGTCCTCGCCCAGGAGATGGGGACAACGCTCCACTGCACCAGCGGGCCAGTCCTCGCCAAGGGCACCGACCTCGTCGCCCAACTCACACGCATCGCCCCCGGCGACATCCTCTTCATCGACGAGATCCACAGGCTCCCCATCAGCGTCGAGGAGTTCATCTATCCCGCAATGGAAGACTTCCGCATCGAGATCACTGTGGACAGCGGCATCAACGCCCGAACCGTCCAGATCAAGTGCAAGCCCTTCACACTCGTCGGCGCCACCACTCGCGCCGGCCTCCTCAGTTCGCCCCTGCGTTCCCGCTTCGGCATGGTCCACCACCTGCGGTTCTATGACGAGCAGGAACTGCTGACCATCCTCCGCCGGAGCGCAGGGCTCCTCGGCCTCGAGCGCTGTCCCGACGAGGCGCTCACCTCCCTCGCCGAACGTTCCCGGGGCACGCCCCGCATCGCCAATCGTCTCCTCCGCCGCGTCCGGGACTTCTCCCAGGTCAAAGAGAACGGCACCATGTCGAGAGTTGTCGTCGATCGCGCGCTCGGCCTCGAGGGCATCGACGAACTCGGGCTTGACGACCTCGACCGGTCATATCTACGAACGATCAGCACCGTCTATGCCGGCGGGCCGGTCGGCCTCGAGACCGTTGCCGCCACCATGAGCGAGGACGCCGGCACACTCGAGGACGTCGTCGAGCCGTATCTCCTCCAGATCGGCTTCCTCGCGCGGACGCGAAAAGGCCGGATGCTCACCCGGCGCGCGTGCGACCACCTGGGCCTTGAGTTCAACGCCTCTGAAGACACGACGACAGAAACCGACCGTTCGGGCCTGCTCCCGGGAATCTCGTAA
- a CDS encoding phosphatidate cytidylyltransferase, whose translation MRQRLLFGPLLIAMLVGLLWLDGWLAARVMPEGLARLFGHADGVGNWPAGTIVLPIMLVLSIWGARELAAILKDEGVVASRRVLGLAAASGMLASSIVPAVLPGDVAAACVSTVAALVLAVSLLYYSKDRDPRGIITAAGGVMLGFVYLGLLFGFVLAIRRGHSPWVLLWILATTKACDIGAYFTGKAIGRHKLIPWLSPGKTWEGLGGGIALAAGVGAAGLWLLRENDGATLAIWHGLVVGAACAVVGQLGDLVMSLFKRDAGIKDSGHSLPGFGGILDVLDSPLLVAPIAFWWLKAHAGAI comes from the coding sequence GTGCGTCAACGTCTGCTCTTTGGACCCCTGCTGATCGCGATGCTGGTCGGGCTGCTGTGGCTCGACGGATGGCTCGCGGCGCGGGTGATGCCCGAGGGTCTGGCGCGGCTGTTCGGACATGCGGACGGTGTGGGCAACTGGCCCGCGGGGACGATCGTGCTCCCGATCATGCTCGTGCTCTCGATCTGGGGGGCGCGTGAACTGGCGGCGATCCTGAAGGACGAGGGCGTGGTCGCGTCGCGGCGCGTGCTGGGGTTGGCGGCGGCGAGCGGGATGCTCGCGTCGTCGATCGTGCCGGCGGTGCTGCCGGGTGATGTGGCGGCGGCGTGCGTGAGCACGGTGGCGGCGCTCGTGCTCGCGGTCTCGCTGCTCTATTACTCGAAGGATCGCGACCCGCGGGGGATCATCACGGCGGCTGGGGGCGTGATGCTGGGGTTCGTGTATCTCGGCCTGCTCTTCGGGTTCGTGCTCGCGATCCGGCGCGGGCACTCGCCATGGGTGCTGCTTTGGATTCTCGCAACGACCAAGGCGTGCGACATCGGGGCGTACTTCACAGGGAAGGCGATCGGGCGTCACAAACTCATCCCGTGGCTCAGCCCGGGGAAGACGTGGGAGGGATTGGGCGGGGGGATCGCGCTCGCGGCGGGAGTGGGTGCGGCGGGGTTGTGGCTCTTGCGCGAAAATGACGGGGCCACTCTGGCGATCTGGCATGGGCTTGTCGTCGGCGCCGCGTGCGCGGTGGTGGGGCAACTGGGCGATCTGGTGATGAGCCTCTTCAAGCGGGACGCGGGGATCAAGGACTCGGGGCATTCGCTCCCGGGGTTTGGGGGCATTCTGGACGTGCTGGACTCGCCCCTGTTGGTGGCCCCGATCGCGTTCTGGTGGCTGAAAGCCCATGCCGGGGCGATCTAG
- a CDS encoding isoprenyl transferase: protein MTRTDPGTTPTGSVDTASAVLGSTALDAEGRAALAAIQKRRPEADPLSRLSGVSPARIPRHIAIIMDGNGRWAQQRGFPREFGHRNGVRVVREVLTECNALGVEVVTLYSFSLENWKRPADEVRALMELCKAYLDGEREEMIRENIRFRTIGRRDGLPAEVLAAIDRMTAETAHCTGSTLCLAINYGSRAEIADAARAIARDAALGRLDPESVDESVFESRLSTAGLPDPDLLIRTAGEMRVSNYLLWQISYAELFVTEVLWPDFAAGHLHEAIREYAGRSRRFGGIDPSAGESPRR, encoded by the coding sequence ATGACACGGACGGATCCAGGGACAACTCCAACCGGAAGCGTGGACACGGCGAGCGCGGTCCTTGGTTCAACGGCTCTCGATGCCGAGGGACGTGCGGCGTTGGCGGCGATTCAGAAACGCCGTCCCGAGGCCGATCCCTTGTCGCGGTTGTCCGGTGTCAGCCCGGCACGCATCCCGCGTCACATCGCGATCATCATGGACGGCAACGGGCGCTGGGCGCAGCAGCGCGGGTTCCCGCGCGAGTTCGGGCATCGCAACGGCGTGCGTGTCGTGCGCGAGGTGCTGACCGAGTGCAACGCGCTGGGCGTGGAGGTGGTGACGCTGTACTCGTTCTCGCTCGAGAACTGGAAGAGGCCCGCCGACGAGGTGCGCGCGCTCATGGAACTCTGCAAGGCGTATCTCGACGGCGAACGCGAGGAAATGATCCGCGAGAACATCCGGTTTCGGACGATTGGAAGGCGCGATGGCCTGCCCGCGGAGGTTCTGGCGGCGATCGATCGGATGACGGCGGAGACGGCGCACTGCACGGGTTCAACCTTGTGCCTGGCGATCAACTATGGGTCGCGTGCGGAGATTGCCGACGCGGCGAGGGCGATCGCGCGGGACGCGGCTTTGGGGCGGCTGGATCCCGAGTCGGTCGATGAGTCGGTCTTTGAGTCGAGGCTTTCCACAGCGGGGCTGCCAGATCCGGATCTCCTGATCCGCACGGCCGGGGAGATGCGGGTGAGCAACTACCTGCTGTGGCAGATCAGTTATGCCGAGTTGTTCGTGACGGAGGTGCTGTGGCCTGACTTTGCGGCCGGGCACTTGCACGAGGCGATTCGTGAGTATGCGGGGCGTTCGAGGCGGTTTGGGGGGATTGACCCTTCAGCGGGCGAATCACCACGACGTTGA
- a CDS encoding adenylosuccinate synthase — protein MGLSTNKVTGSRVPATAVVGLQWGDEGKGKLVDMLAATHDAVVRFNGGANAGHSVVVGGTRFALHLVPSGILYPGKPAIIGNGVVVDPEKLIAEIDGLRGRGVETSGLVLSDRAHVVLEYHKAEDALREDLLAESEGSGGGGKIGTTRRGIGPAYADKVHRATAVRVGDLRRPDVLRTRVAMSACIKSAAARGLNTRPNAEIAAGFDVDSIVERALDHGRVLGDSIQDTTYLLHDLLRRGKRVLFEGANGALLDVDHGTFPYVTSSSTGTTGIASGTGVPMSAVGRVIGVMKAYSSRVGGGPMPTELFDATADRIRERGREFGTTTGRPRRVGWLDLVAVRYAVMVQGVTEIAMTLFDVLSGFETLRVCTSYRTPTGVSDRFPADARALSEVEPVWTELAGFGEDLSNARSMDELPRGARAYIDLVESFVGVPISLVSVGPDRTQTIHAGADAGR, from the coding sequence ATGGGATTGTCGACGAACAAGGTCACAGGATCGCGTGTGCCCGCCACGGCGGTGGTGGGGTTGCAATGGGGCGACGAGGGGAAGGGAAAACTGGTCGACATGCTGGCGGCGACCCATGACGCCGTCGTGCGGTTCAATGGCGGGGCGAACGCGGGGCACTCGGTGGTGGTGGGTGGGACGCGGTTCGCGCTGCACCTTGTGCCGTCGGGGATTCTGTATCCGGGGAAGCCGGCCATCATCGGGAATGGCGTGGTGGTGGACCCGGAGAAGTTGATCGCGGAGATCGATGGTTTGCGGGGCCGGGGCGTGGAGACGTCGGGGTTGGTCCTGTCGGACCGGGCGCATGTGGTCCTGGAGTATCACAAGGCCGAGGACGCGCTGCGCGAGGATCTGCTCGCGGAGAGCGAGGGGTCGGGCGGGGGCGGAAAGATCGGGACGACGCGGCGGGGGATCGGGCCGGCGTATGCGGACAAGGTGCATCGGGCGACGGCGGTACGCGTGGGCGACCTGCGCCGGCCGGACGTGCTGCGGACTCGGGTGGCGATGTCGGCGTGCATCAAGTCGGCGGCGGCGCGAGGGCTGAACACAAGGCCGAATGCGGAGATCGCCGCGGGGTTTGACGTCGACTCGATCGTGGAGCGGGCGCTGGATCACGGGCGCGTGCTTGGGGATTCGATCCAGGACACGACGTACTTGTTGCATGATTTGTTGCGGCGAGGGAAGCGGGTGCTCTTTGAGGGGGCGAATGGGGCGCTGCTTGATGTCGATCACGGGACGTTCCCGTATGTGACGAGTTCGAGCACGGGGACGACGGGGATCGCGTCGGGGACGGGCGTGCCGATGTCGGCGGTGGGGCGTGTGATCGGGGTGATGAAGGCGTACTCGTCGCGGGTGGGCGGCGGGCCGATGCCGACGGAACTCTTTGACGCGACGGCCGACCGGATCCGCGAGCGTGGTCGTGAGTTCGGGACGACCACAGGGAGGCCGCGGCGTGTGGGGTGGCTGGACCTGGTCGCGGTGCGGTACGCGGTGATGGTGCAGGGCGTGACCGAGATCGCGATGACGCTCTTTGATGTGCTGTCGGGGTTCGAAACGTTGCGGGTGTGCACGTCGTATCGGACGCCAACGGGCGTGTCGGATCGGTTCCCGGCGGATGCGCGGGCGTTGTCGGAGGTCGAGCCTGTGTGGACGGAACTGGCGGGATTCGGCGAGGATTTGTCCAACGCGCGGTCGATGGACGAACTTCCCCGGGGTGCTCGGGCGTACATCGACCTCGTGGAGTCGTTTGTGGGCGTGCCGATCTCGTTGGTGAGCGTCGGGCCCGATCGGACGCAGACGATCCACGCTGGAGCGGACGCGGGGCGATGA
- a CDS encoding FHA domain-containing protein — MTVSLVLIRPDGGQQDVPVRHQSEVIGRHSDCKIRVPDSSVSRQHCEITATDSGVMIRDLGSSNGTFVNGKRVEGLMELNAGDALLIGKFVFVVRINGRPEEIIAQDALEDAQPISSTTKPAAKPASKPPPAPAKGPPPVTGRPSLLEGVESELDKELDREFEMDDSSVMDFDFLDDKDAPKL; from the coding sequence ATGACAGTATCACTGGTTCTGATTCGTCCGGACGGCGGGCAGCAGGACGTGCCGGTTCGGCATCAGTCCGAGGTGATCGGGCGACACTCGGATTGCAAGATCCGCGTGCCGGATTCGAGTGTGTCGCGTCAGCACTGCGAGATCACGGCAACGGACTCTGGGGTGATGATCCGGGATCTGGGATCGAGCAACGGGACTTTTGTGAACGGGAAGCGCGTCGAGGGGTTGATGGAGTTGAACGCGGGTGACGCGCTCCTGATCGGGAAGTTTGTGTTTGTAGTGCGGATCAACGGTCGGCCCGAGGAGATCATCGCGCAAGACGCGTTGGAGGATGCCCAGCCGATCTCGAGCACAACGAAGCCCGCCGCAAAGCCCGCGTCGAAGCCACCCCCGGCACCCGCGAAGGGGCCGCCGCCTGTCACGGGCAGGCCGAGTCTTCTCGAGGGCGTGGAGAGCGAGTTGGACAAGGAACTCGACCGCGAGTTCGAGATGGACGACAGCAGCGTGATGGACTTTGATTTTCTGGACGACAAGGACGCGCCGAAGCTTTAG
- the hemW gene encoding radical SAM family heme chaperone HemW, with protein sequence MQQPISIPIRNQTQGTPRAIIEHVLSQTASPPVRSLYIHVPFCFHKCHYCDFYSIVDPRDRQEPFTDRLIRELEALAPLTRSSPLHTIFIGGGTPTLLRPELWLRLLTTLNSHFDLTDIRAGRGEFTVECNPETATPELFDILRAGGVDRLSLGAQSFNPIHLKTLERWHDPANVARAITLAKAAGIARQSIDLIFAIPGQTLDDWKSDLHAALALGVDHLSCYSLTYEPNTAMTARLKRGEFAPADEDLEVEMHHETLRTLRAAGLDRYEVSNYARSGEESRHNLAYWRQHQWLAAGPSASAHVAGHRWKNSPRLDDYLAIDDAGCTNIQDLETPDPRRALAETIMTGLRLREGLDRNIILANAERVTPTSSKRLDRVISRLTHQGWLQPDEGRLALTDEGFLFADSAAADLMRCLKP encoded by the coding sequence GTGCAACAGCCTATCTCCATCCCCATCCGCAATCAAACCCAGGGCACGCCCCGGGCCATCATCGAACACGTCCTCTCTCAGACGGCCTCACCCCCCGTTCGTTCCCTCTACATCCACGTCCCCTTCTGTTTCCACAAGTGCCACTACTGCGATTTCTACAGCATCGTCGACCCGCGCGACCGCCAGGAACCCTTCACCGACCGCCTCATCCGCGAACTCGAAGCCCTCGCCCCGCTCACCCGGTCAAGCCCACTCCACACTATCTTCATCGGCGGAGGCACTCCCACCCTCCTCCGCCCTGAACTGTGGTTGCGCCTCCTCACCACGCTCAACAGCCACTTTGATCTCACCGATATCCGCGCAGGCCGCGGCGAGTTCACCGTCGAGTGCAACCCAGAAACCGCCACTCCCGAACTCTTCGATATCCTCCGCGCAGGCGGCGTCGATCGCCTCAGCCTCGGCGCCCAATCTTTCAACCCGATCCACCTCAAAACCCTCGAGCGATGGCACGACCCCGCCAACGTCGCTCGCGCCATCACACTCGCCAAAGCAGCCGGCATCGCCCGCCAGTCCATCGATCTCATCTTTGCCATCCCGGGCCAGACTCTCGACGATTGGAAGTCCGACCTCCACGCCGCCCTCGCCCTCGGCGTCGATCACCTCTCCTGCTACAGCCTCACCTACGAGCCCAACACCGCCATGACCGCCCGCCTTAAGCGTGGCGAGTTCGCGCCCGCCGATGAAGACCTCGAGGTCGAGATGCACCACGAGACCCTCCGCACTCTCCGGGCCGCCGGCCTCGATCGATACGAGGTCAGCAACTACGCGAGGTCCGGCGAGGAGTCCCGACACAACCTTGCCTACTGGCGCCAGCACCAATGGCTCGCCGCGGGTCCCAGCGCCAGCGCCCACGTCGCCGGCCATCGCTGGAAGAACTCCCCGCGCCTCGACGACTACCTCGCCATCGACGACGCCGGCTGTACCAATATCCAAGACCTCGAAACCCCCGACCCACGCCGTGCCCTCGCCGAAACGATCATGACCGGCCTGCGCCTGCGCGAAGGACTCGATCGCAACATCATCCTCGCAAATGCCGAACGCGTCACCCCCACGAGCAGCAAGCGTCTCGATCGAGTGATCTCACGCCTCACCCACCAGGGCTGGCTCCAGCCCGACGAGGGCCGCCTCGCCCTCACCGACGAGGGTTTCCTCTTCGCCGATTCAGCCGCCGCCGATCTCATGCGGTGTCTGAAGCCCTAG